One stretch of Streptomyces sp. NBC_01363 DNA includes these proteins:
- a CDS encoding sortase — translation MTTVLTPPPVTPAPPPTPPPPGARPPARPGLALAGAALCVLAAVLLGFAADLTVVGHLQHARDQQTGYAELRRQLALGTAPVGQRTYDDKPLSPGAPVALLRIPALGLREVVGEGTTSGVLMSGPGHRRDTPMPGQAGTSVIMGRQWGYGSPFNGLSKLPAGSRIEVTTGQGKAVYTVSAVRRSGDRLPAPAGARGRLTLMTASGSPYTPAGVLYVDAELTTPVQPSPPRYVRLGWIGPAEEALGGESGEGGAWLAVFLRSQALLAAALLAVWLHRVWGSWQTWITAGPVLAALGLAVATAVTRLLPNLL, via the coding sequence GTGACGACCGTGCTGACCCCGCCACCGGTGACCCCCGCCCCGCCCCCGACACCGCCCCCGCCGGGGGCCCGGCCCCCGGCCCGCCCCGGTCTCGCCCTGGCCGGAGCGGCACTGTGCGTTCTCGCGGCCGTACTCCTCGGCTTCGCCGCCGACCTCACGGTCGTCGGCCACCTCCAGCACGCCCGCGACCAGCAGACCGGCTACGCCGAACTCCGCAGGCAACTCGCGCTCGGCACCGCCCCGGTGGGCCAGCGCACCTACGACGACAAGCCGCTCTCCCCGGGCGCACCCGTCGCCCTCCTGCGCATCCCCGCCCTCGGCCTGCGCGAGGTCGTCGGCGAGGGCACCACCTCCGGCGTCCTGATGTCCGGACCCGGGCACCGCCGCGACACCCCGATGCCAGGACAGGCGGGCACCAGCGTGATCATGGGGCGCCAGTGGGGATACGGCAGCCCGTTCAACGGCCTGTCGAAGCTCCCCGCCGGGTCGAGGATCGAGGTGACGACCGGTCAGGGCAAGGCTGTGTACACGGTGTCGGCCGTCCGGCGCTCGGGCGACAGGCTCCCCGCGCCCGCCGGGGCCCGGGGTCGGCTCACCCTCATGACCGCGTCCGGCAGCCCGTACACCCCCGCCGGCGTGCTGTACGTCGACGCCGAACTCACCACCCCCGTCCAGCCCAGCCCGCCCCGCTACGTCCGCCTCGGCTGGATCGGCCCCGCCGAGGAGGCGCTCGGCGGGGAGAGCGGGGAGGGCGGCGCCTGGCTCGCGGTCTTCCTCCGGTCGCAGGCCCTGCTCGCCGCCGCGCTCCTCGCGGTCTGGCTGCACCGGGTCTGGGGGAGCTGGCAGACCTGGATCACCGCCGGACCCGTTCTCGCCGCGCTCGGCCTCGCGGTCGCCACGGCCGTCACCCGCCTCCTCCCCAACCTGCTCTGA
- a CDS encoding gamma-glutamylcyclotransferase yields MSLYAAYAGNLDARLMTRRAPHSPLRGTGWLNGWRLTFGGEQMGWEGALATVVEAPRSQVFVALYDLAPMDEDSMDRWEGVGLDIYRRMRVRVHTLDGEEPAWMYVLNGYEGGLPSARYLGEIADAAESSGAPHDYVMELRKRPC; encoded by the coding sequence ATGTCGCTCTACGCCGCGTACGCCGGCAACCTCGACGCGCGGCTGATGACGCGCCGCGCACCGCATTCCCCGCTGCGCGGCACGGGCTGGCTCAACGGCTGGCGGCTGACCTTCGGCGGGGAGCAGATGGGCTGGGAGGGCGCGCTCGCCACGGTGGTGGAGGCGCCCCGTTCCCAGGTCTTCGTGGCGCTGTACGACCTGGCGCCGATGGACGAGGACTCCATGGACCGGTGGGAGGGTGTCGGCCTCGACATCTACCGCCGGATGCGGGTGCGGGTGCACACCCTGGACGGCGAGGAGCCGGCCTGGATGTATGTGCTGAACGGCTACGAGGGCGGGCTGCCCTCCGCCCGCTATCTGGGCGAGATCGCCGATGCCGCGGAGTCCTCGGGCGCCCCGCACGACTATGTGATGGAACTGCGCAAGCGCCCCTGCTGA
- a CDS encoding purine-nucleoside phosphorylase, producing MNASVIPDHIQGDPYAAASDAAARLRELTGAETHDVALVMGSGWAPAGDALGTPEAEFPVTELPGFPAPAVQGHGGTIRSYKIGDKRVLVFLGRTHFYEGRGVAAVAHGVRTAVAAGCGTVVLTNGCGGLREGMRPGQPVLISDHINLTAASPIVGANFVDLTDLYSPRLRALCKEVDETLEEGVYVQFTGPHYETPAEINMVRVMGGDLVGMSTVLEAIAAREAGAEVLGISLVTNLAAGLSGEPLNHAEVLQAGRDSATRMGSLLARVLERI from the coding sequence GTGAACGCATCAGTTATTCCGGACCACATCCAGGGCGACCCGTACGCCGCCGCCTCCGACGCCGCCGCCCGCCTGCGCGAGCTGACCGGTGCCGAGACCCACGACGTCGCGCTCGTGATGGGTTCCGGCTGGGCACCCGCGGGCGATGCGCTCGGCACTCCGGAGGCCGAGTTCCCGGTGACCGAGCTGCCCGGTTTCCCGGCGCCCGCCGTACAGGGGCACGGCGGCACGATCCGCTCGTACAAGATCGGCGACAAGCGGGTCCTGGTCTTCCTCGGCCGCACGCACTTCTACGAGGGCCGGGGCGTCGCCGCCGTCGCGCACGGGGTCCGTACCGCCGTCGCGGCGGGATGCGGGACCGTCGTCCTGACGAACGGCTGCGGCGGTCTTCGCGAGGGCATGCGCCCCGGTCAGCCGGTGCTGATCAGCGACCACATCAACCTGACGGCGGCCTCCCCCATCGTCGGCGCCAACTTCGTCGATCTGACCGATCTGTACTCGCCGCGGCTGCGCGCGCTGTGCAAGGAGGTCGACGAGACCCTCGAAGAGGGCGTGTACGTGCAGTTCACCGGCCCGCACTACGAGACCCCGGCCGAGATCAACATGGTCCGCGTCATGGGCGGCGACCTGGTCGGCATGTCCACCGTGCTCGAAGCCATCGCCGCGCGCGAGGCCGGCGCCGAGGTACTGGGCATCTCGCTGGTCACGAACCTCGCGGCGGGGCTGAGCGGGGAGCCGCTCAACCATGCGGAGGTGCTGCAGGCGGGGCGGGACTCGGCGACCCGGATGGGTTCGCTGCTGGCCCGGGTGCTCGAGCGGATCTGA
- a CDS encoding Ig-like domain-containing protein codes for MRHLAPPRTPAARLLCCSLLLAAAATVLGLAPTARAEDALGGLTFPIASGKTADNPTFPKVTTDGPCPAENAQQVSLVLAKPAGGTVTLGRTTVGAPFDQGPFSADILAGKSLESLLRSWIPSGSLDGTYDIRLMCRDADNIGGKYFPAKIQVTGDSWTVQAAAATTTALTATPAATAPAGTEVALKAAVTPPAAAGKVAFLDGTTELGSADVASGAAELRTKALAEGAHTLTAKFVPADSGAYTESVSAAVTYTVTGAGSSPSPDPSDTGGPTPGTPADLDITDADGKALDVNPTLTAGQKVLITARGYTGGAKVKVALADSGAAFPDATADAEGAVPAYAFTVPADIEDGSYTLTLAEPGTGGHSVEFLFAVGDAPGPDPSPSDSAGADDGGATTGADGGGTAGPSTGGSGGGGDTATGPLASTGTSALALGTAALALCGLGTAFVLHTRRKGLLRF; via the coding sequence ATGAGACATCTCGCACCACCGAGAACACCCGCCGCGCGGCTGCTCTGCTGCTCGCTCCTGCTCGCCGCGGCGGCCACGGTCCTCGGCCTCGCACCGACGGCCCGTGCCGAGGACGCGCTGGGCGGACTGACGTTCCCGATCGCCTCGGGGAAGACCGCAGACAACCCGACCTTCCCGAAGGTGACCACCGACGGCCCCTGCCCCGCCGAGAACGCGCAGCAGGTCTCGCTGGTCCTGGCCAAACCGGCCGGCGGCACGGTCACCCTGGGCAGGACGACCGTCGGTGCCCCGTTCGACCAGGGGCCGTTCAGCGCCGACATCCTCGCCGGGAAGTCGCTCGAATCCCTGCTGCGGAGCTGGATCCCCAGCGGGTCGTTGGACGGTACGTACGACATCCGGCTCATGTGCCGCGACGCCGACAACATCGGTGGCAAGTACTTCCCCGCGAAGATCCAGGTCACCGGCGACTCCTGGACCGTCCAGGCGGCCGCCGCCACCACGACCGCGCTCACCGCCACCCCCGCCGCTACCGCCCCCGCCGGGACCGAGGTCGCGCTGAAGGCCGCCGTCACACCCCCGGCCGCCGCCGGCAAGGTCGCCTTCCTGGACGGGACCACCGAGCTCGGCAGCGCCGATGTCGCCTCCGGGGCCGCCGAGTTGAGGACGAAGGCGCTGGCCGAGGGCGCGCACACGCTCACCGCGAAGTTCGTCCCGGCGGACTCCGGCGCGTACACGGAATCCGTCTCCGCCGCCGTGACGTACACCGTCACCGGGGCCGGCTCCTCGCCCTCCCCGGACCCGAGCGACACCGGCGGCCCCACCCCGGGCACGCCCGCCGACCTCGACATCACCGACGCGGACGGCAAGGCCCTGGACGTCAACCCGACGCTCACCGCAGGCCAGAAGGTCCTCATCACCGCCCGCGGCTACACCGGGGGAGCCAAGGTGAAGGTCGCCCTCGCCGACAGCGGGGCCGCCTTCCCCGACGCCACCGCCGACGCCGAAGGCGCTGTCCCCGCCTACGCGTTCACCGTCCCGGCGGACATCGAGGACGGCTCGTACACCCTCACCCTCGCCGAGCCGGGGACCGGCGGCCACAGTGTCGAGTTCCTCTTCGCCGTCGGCGACGCACCGGGCCCCGACCCGAGCCCGAGCGACTCCGCGGGCGCGGACGACGGCGGTGCGACGACCGGTGCGGACGGCGGCGGAACAGCGGGTCCGTCCACCGGAGGCTCGGGCGGCGGCGGGGACACCGCCACGGGCCCGCTCGCCTCGACCGGCACCAGCGCCCTCGCGCTCGGCACGGCGGCCCTCGCGCTCTGCGGGCTCGGTACCGCGTTCGTGCTGCACACCCGACGCAAGGGCCTGCTCCGGTTCTGA
- a CDS encoding TetR/AcrR family transcriptional regulator yields the protein MAISTARTPARHMRADARRNYDRLLNEARTAFAEHGTDASLEDIARRAGVGIGTLYRHFPNRHALMNAVFQEALTSLITRSRELAGAAQPCGGLVEWLGAIITHAGEYRGLAQALMSTSRDETSALSQCNVPLREAGAVLLARAQASGAVRPDVSIDDLMQLTNAIALAAEQSPDDPELAGRLLMLTLQGLKGAHAEAG from the coding sequence ATGGCGATCAGTACGGCACGGACGCCGGCCCGGCACATGCGTGCCGACGCGCGCCGGAATTACGACCGGCTGCTGAACGAGGCCCGGACCGCCTTCGCGGAGCACGGCACCGACGCGTCCCTGGAGGACATCGCGCGGCGCGCGGGCGTGGGGATCGGCACGCTGTACCGGCACTTCCCGAACCGGCACGCGCTGATGAACGCGGTCTTCCAGGAGGCCCTGACGTCCCTGATCACCCGTTCCCGTGAACTCGCGGGGGCGGCGCAGCCGTGCGGGGGCCTGGTGGAGTGGCTGGGCGCGATCATCACCCACGCGGGTGAGTACCGCGGACTCGCCCAGGCGCTCATGTCGACGTCACGGGACGAGACTTCGGCGCTGTCGCAGTGCAATGTGCCGCTGCGCGAGGCGGGGGCGGTGCTGCTGGCGCGGGCGCAGGCGAGCGGGGCGGTGCGGCCGGATGTGTCGATCGACGACCTGATGCAGCTGACCAATGCCATCGCGCTGGCCGCCGAACAGTCGCCGGACGACCCGGAGTTGGCGGGTCGGTTGCTGATGCTGACCTTGCAGGGGCTGAAGGGGGCGCATGCGGAGGCGGGTTGA
- a CDS encoding DeoR/GlpR family DNA-binding transcription regulator, giving the protein MFAAERRQLILEMVRANGAVSLRELARVVQTSEVTVRRDVRALEAEGLLDRRHGGAVLPGGFTRESGIPQKSHLATAEKTAIADLAAGLVEEGEAIVVGAGTTTQELARRLARIPGLTVVTNSLLVAQALAHANRVEVVMTGGTLRGSNYALVGSGAEQSLQGLRVARAFLSGSGLTAERGLSTSNMLSASVDRALVQAAAEVVVLADHTKLGSDTMFQTVPTDLITRLVTDEPPGHDDRAATELQALADQGVQIAVAGSGSGPTAAEPLPHGRQGRRDMPLPGQRRTTHGGPGGQGPQQLRSAASLTESGQGPGDRARVADLRRR; this is encoded by the coding sequence GTGTTCGCTGCAGAACGTCGTCAGTTGATCCTCGAAATGGTGCGTGCCAACGGGGCGGTATCGCTCCGTGAGCTCGCCCGCGTCGTCCAGACCTCCGAAGTGACCGTACGGCGGGACGTGCGGGCACTGGAGGCAGAAGGACTCCTCGACCGCCGGCACGGCGGTGCGGTACTGCCGGGCGGTTTTACGCGGGAGTCCGGCATTCCGCAGAAATCCCATCTCGCCACCGCGGAGAAGACGGCCATCGCCGACCTGGCCGCCGGTCTCGTGGAAGAGGGCGAGGCCATCGTCGTCGGCGCCGGTACGACCACGCAGGAGCTGGCCCGCCGGCTCGCGCGGATTCCCGGTCTGACCGTCGTCACCAACTCGCTGCTGGTCGCCCAGGCGCTGGCCCATGCCAACCGGGTGGAGGTGGTGATGACCGGCGGCACGCTGCGCGGTTCCAACTACGCCCTGGTGGGCAGCGGTGCCGAACAGTCCCTCCAGGGGCTGAGGGTCGCGCGCGCGTTCCTCTCCGGGAGCGGGCTCACCGCGGAGCGCGGCCTCTCCACGTCCAACATGCTCTCCGCGAGCGTGGACCGGGCGCTGGTGCAGGCAGCCGCGGAGGTGGTGGTCCTGGCGGACCACACCAAGCTCGGCTCCGACACCATGTTCCAGACGGTGCCGACGGATCTCATCACCCGCCTGGTGACGGACGAGCCGCCCGGTCACGACGACCGTGCCGCCACCGAACTGCAGGCCCTGGCGGACCAGGGGGTGCAGATCGCGGTGGCCGGCTCGGGCAGCGGCCCCACGGCGGCCGAGCCCCTCCCGCACGGCCGGCAGGGCCGCCGTGACATGCCACTGCCCGGACAGCGTCGTACGACACACGGCGGCCCCGGAGGTCAGGGCCCGCAGCAACTGCGGAGCGCGGCGTCCCTGACGGAGTCGGGCCAGGGCCCGGGAGACCGCGCGAGGGTCGCGGACCTGCGCCGCCGATAG
- a CDS encoding NAD(P)H-quinone dehydrogenase: protein MTRIVIIGGGPGGYEAALVGAQLGAEVTVVDCDGLGGASVLTDCVPSKTLIATAEVMTTFDSSYEELGIIVADDTPHVEQAARVVGVDLGKVNRRVKRLALAQSHDITASVTRAGARVMRGRGRLAGLQAADGSREVVVTAADGTEETLTADAVLIATGGHPREIPDALPDGERILNWTQVYDLDELPEELIVVGSGVTGAEFAGAYQALGSRVTLVSSRDRVLPGEDPDAAAVLEDVFRRRGMNVMARSRAQAAKRVGDRVEVTLADGRVISGSHCLMAVGAIPNSAGMGLEEAGVRLKESGHIWTDKVSRTSAPGVYAAGDVTGIFALASVAAMQGRIAMYHFLGDAVAPLDLKTVSSNVFTDPEIATVGYTQADVDAGKIDARVVKLPLLRNPRAKMQGIRDGFVKIFCRPGTGIVVGGCVVAPRASELIHPISIAVDNNLTVEQIANTFTVYPSLSGSIAEVARQLHTRKRAGEA, encoded by the coding sequence GTGACCCGGATCGTGATCATCGGCGGCGGACCCGGCGGCTACGAGGCGGCACTGGTGGGCGCCCAACTCGGCGCGGAGGTGACCGTCGTCGACTGCGACGGCCTCGGCGGCGCGTCTGTGCTCACCGACTGCGTGCCCTCGAAGACCCTGATCGCGACGGCTGAGGTGATGACCACCTTCGACTCCTCGTACGAGGAGCTGGGCATCATCGTCGCGGACGACACCCCGCACGTCGAGCAGGCCGCCCGCGTGGTCGGCGTCGACCTGGGCAAGGTCAACCGACGGGTGAAGCGCCTGGCGCTCGCCCAGTCCCACGACATCACCGCCTCCGTCACCCGCGCCGGTGCCCGCGTGATGCGCGGCCGGGGCCGCCTGGCGGGCCTCCAGGCCGCCGACGGCTCCCGCGAGGTCGTCGTGACCGCCGCCGACGGCACCGAGGAGACACTCACCGCCGACGCCGTGCTGATCGCGACCGGCGGGCACCCCCGGGAGATACCGGACGCCCTCCCCGACGGCGAGCGCATCCTGAACTGGACCCAGGTCTACGACCTCGACGAGCTGCCCGAGGAGCTCATCGTGGTCGGCTCCGGCGTGACCGGCGCCGAGTTCGCGGGCGCCTACCAGGCGCTCGGCTCGCGCGTCACCCTCGTCTCGTCCCGCGACCGGGTGCTGCCGGGCGAGGACCCGGACGCGGCCGCCGTGCTGGAGGACGTCTTCCGGCGCCGCGGCATGAACGTCATGGCCCGCTCCCGCGCCCAGGCCGCGAAGCGCGTCGGCGACCGGGTCGAGGTCACCCTCGCCGACGGCCGGGTCATCTCCGGTTCGCACTGCCTCATGGCGGTCGGCGCGATCCCGAACAGCGCGGGCATGGGCCTGGAGGAGGCCGGGGTCCGGCTCAAGGAGTCCGGCCACATCTGGACCGACAAGGTCTCCCGCACCAGCGCGCCCGGCGTGTACGCGGCCGGTGACGTCACCGGGATCTTCGCCCTCGCCTCGGTCGCCGCCATGCAGGGCCGGATCGCGATGTACCACTTCCTCGGTGACGCGGTGGCCCCGCTGGACCTGAAGACGGTCTCCTCGAACGTCTTCACCGATCCCGAGATCGCCACCGTCGGCTACACCCAGGCCGACGTCGACGCCGGCAAGATCGACGCCCGGGTGGTCAAGCTGCCGCTGCTGCGCAACCCGCGCGCCAAGATGCAGGGAATCCGCGACGGTTTCGTCAAGATCTTCTGCCGGCCCGGCACCGGCATCGTGGTCGGCGGCTGTGTCGTCGCGCCGCGTGCGAGTGAACTCATTCACCCCATCTCGATCGCGGTCGACAATAATTTGACGGTAGAACAGATCGCAAACACTTTCACCGTGTATCCGTCCCTGTCGGGTTCGATCGCGGAAGTGGCCAGGCAGTTGCACACCCGTAAGCGCGCGGGCGAGGCGTAA
- a CDS encoding phospho-sugar mutase — translation MQQDLIAQARTWLAEDPDPETRDELAGLIGSGSAESADELAARFAGTLQFGTAGLRGELGAGPMRMNRSVVIRAAAGLAAYLKAQGQGGGLVVVGYDARYKSADFARDTAAVMTGAGLRAAVLPRPLPTPVLAYAIRHLGAVAGVEVTASHNPPRDNGYKVYLGDGSQIVPPADGEIAAAIAAVGPLDGVARPDDGWDVLGDEVLAAYLARTDTVLAAGSPRTARVVYTALHGVGTSVLTAAFDRAGFPAPVLVAEQAEPDPAFPTVAFPNPEEPGAMDLAFATARRADPDIVIANDPDADRCAVAVPDPGADGGWRMLRGDEVGALLAAHLVDRGVTGVFAESIVSSSLLGRIAGKAGLGHEETLTGFKWIARVDGLRYGYEEALGYCVDPDGVRDKDGITAALLVAELASGLKEQGRTLLDLLDDLAVAHGLHATDQLSVRVEDLSVISDAMARLREQPPTALAGLAVTSAEDLARGTAQLPPTDGLRYQLEGARVIVRPSGTEPKLKCYLEVVVPVGSADELPTARAKGAELLDGIKRDLATAAGI, via the coding sequence GTGCAGCAGGACCTCATCGCGCAGGCCAGGACATGGCTCGCGGAGGACCCCGATCCCGAGACCCGCGACGAGCTCGCCGGGCTCATCGGATCCGGGTCCGCCGAGAGTGCCGACGAGCTCGCCGCACGGTTCGCCGGCACGCTGCAGTTCGGCACCGCCGGGCTCCGCGGTGAGCTGGGGGCCGGGCCGATGCGGATGAACCGTTCCGTCGTCATCCGGGCGGCGGCCGGTCTCGCCGCGTATCTGAAGGCGCAGGGGCAGGGCGGCGGGCTCGTCGTCGTCGGGTACGACGCCCGGTACAAGTCCGCCGACTTCGCCCGCGACACCGCCGCCGTGATGACCGGCGCTGGCCTGCGGGCGGCGGTGCTCCCCCGCCCGCTCCCCACCCCCGTGCTCGCGTACGCCATCAGGCACCTGGGCGCCGTCGCCGGCGTCGAGGTGACCGCCAGCCACAATCCGCCGCGCGACAACGGCTACAAGGTCTACCTCGGCGACGGCTCGCAGATCGTCCCCCCGGCGGACGGCGAGATCGCCGCCGCCATCGCCGCGGTCGGCCCGCTCGACGGCGTGGCCCGGCCCGACGACGGCTGGGACGTCCTCGGCGACGAGGTCCTGGCGGCCTACCTGGCCCGTACGGACACCGTGCTCGCCGCCGGATCGCCGCGTACCGCCCGGGTCGTGTACACCGCCCTGCACGGTGTCGGTACGTCCGTGCTGACCGCCGCCTTCGACCGGGCCGGATTCCCCGCGCCGGTGCTCGTCGCCGAGCAGGCCGAGCCCGACCCGGCCTTCCCCACCGTCGCCTTCCCCAATCCGGAAGAGCCCGGCGCGATGGACCTCGCCTTCGCGACCGCGCGCCGCGCGGACCCCGACATCGTCATCGCCAACGACCCGGACGCCGACCGCTGCGCCGTCGCCGTCCCGGACCCCGGCGCCGACGGCGGCTGGCGGATGCTGCGCGGCGACGAGGTCGGCGCGCTGCTCGCCGCCCATCTGGTGGACCGCGGCGTGACCGGTGTCTTCGCCGAGTCGATCGTGTCGTCCTCGCTGCTCGGCCGGATCGCCGGGAAGGCCGGGCTCGGCCACGAGGAGACACTGACCGGCTTCAAGTGGATCGCCCGCGTCGACGGCCTGCGGTACGGGTACGAGGAGGCGCTCGGCTACTGCGTCGACCCCGACGGCGTACGCGACAAGGACGGCATCACGGCCGCCCTGCTCGTCGCCGAACTCGCCTCCGGGCTCAAGGAGCAGGGGCGTACGCTCCTCGATCTCCTCGACGACCTCGCGGTCGCCCACGGGCTGCACGCCACGGACCAGCTGTCGGTCCGGGTGGAGGACCTGTCGGTGATCTCCGACGCCATGGCGCGGCTGCGCGAGCAGCCCCCGACCGCGCTGGCGGGCCTCGCCGTCACCTCGGCCGAGGACCTGGCGCGGGGCACGGCGCAGCTGCCGCCCACCGACGGGCTCCGCTACCAGCTGGAAGGCGCCCGGGTGATCGTCCGCCCGAGCGGCACCGAGCCGAAGCTCAAGTGCTATCTGGAGGTCGTGGTGCCGGTCGGTTCGGCGGACGAGCTGCCGACGGCCCGCGCGAAGGGCGCGGAGCTGCTCGACGGGATCAAGCGCGATCTGGCGACGGCGGCCGGTATCTGA
- a CDS encoding phosphate ABC transporter ATP-binding protein, which translates to MTETIPLPATVPNRPRTGTASPATLEAEAVSAWFGDHKVLDRVSLHMPALEVTALIGPSGCGKSTFLRILNRMHELIGSASLAGRVLLDGEDIYDRGRRITRARREIGMVFQKPNPFPAMSLYDNVLAGLKLNGIKAARDGRDDLVEECLTKAGLWREVKDRLRQPGGALSGGQQQRLCIARSLAVRPRVLLMDEPCSALDPTSTRRIEETIADLKEEVTIVIVTHNMQQAARVSDHCAFFLAEQGTPGVIVEHGPTDAMFGAPQDARTADYVNGRFG; encoded by the coding sequence ATGACCGAGACCATCCCGCTGCCCGCCACCGTGCCCAACCGGCCGCGCACCGGCACCGCTTCCCCCGCCACCCTCGAAGCCGAAGCGGTCTCCGCCTGGTTCGGCGACCACAAGGTCCTGGACCGGGTCTCCCTGCACATGCCCGCGCTGGAGGTCACCGCCCTGATCGGCCCGTCGGGCTGCGGCAAGTCGACGTTCCTGCGCATCCTCAACCGGATGCACGAACTGATCGGCTCCGCCTCCCTGGCGGGCCGGGTCCTGCTGGACGGCGAGGACATCTACGACCGGGGCCGCCGCATCACCCGCGCCCGCCGCGAGATCGGCATGGTCTTCCAGAAGCCCAACCCGTTCCCCGCCATGTCCCTGTACGACAACGTCCTCGCGGGCCTGAAACTCAACGGCATCAAGGCGGCCAGGGACGGCAGGGACGATCTCGTCGAGGAATGCCTGACCAAGGCCGGCCTGTGGCGCGAGGTCAAGGACCGGCTCCGCCAGCCCGGCGGCGCGCTCTCCGGCGGACAGCAGCAACGCCTCTGCATAGCGAGGTCGTTGGCGGTCCGCCCCCGGGTGCTCCTGATGGACGAACCCTGCTCCGCGCTGGACCCGACCTCCACCCGCCGGATCGAGGAGACCATCGCCGACCTCAAGGAGGAGGTCACCATCGTGATCGTCACGCACAACATGCAGCAGGCGGCGCGGGTCTCCGACCACTGCGCGTTCTTCCTCGCCGAACAGGGCACGCCCGGTGTGATCGTCGAACACGGCCCGACCGACGCGATGTTCGGCGCCCCGCAGGACGCCCGGACCGCCGACTACGTGAACGGCCGCTTCGGATGA
- a CDS encoding biotin carboxylase N-terminal domain-containing protein — MRKVLIANRGEIAVRVARACRDAGIGSVAVYADPDRDALHVRAADEAFALGGDTPAASYLDMAKVLQAAKDSGADAIHPGYGFLSENAEFAQAVLDAGLTWIGPPPQAIRDLGDKVAARHIAQRAGAPLVAGTPDPVSGSGEVVAFAKEHGLPIAIKAAFGGGGRGLKVARTLEEIPELYDSAVREAVAAFGRGECFVERYLDRPRHVETQCLADTHGNVVVVSTRDCSLQRRHQKLVEEAPAPFLSDAQNAELYAASKAILKEAGYVGAGTVEFLVGTDGTISFLEVNTRLQVEHPVTEEVTGLDLVREMFRIADGEELGYGDPAVRGHSFEFRINGEDPGRGFLPAPGTVTLFAPPTGPGVRLDAGVESGSVIGPAWDSLLAKLVVTGATRQQALQRAARALAEFNVEGMATAIPFHRAVVVDPAFTSEPFQVHTRWIETEFVNDIKPFTATADAEAEEEAGRETVVVEVGGKRLEVSLPSSLGMSLARTGLAAGAKPKRRAAKKSGSAVSGDTLASPMQGTIVKIAVEEGQQVQEGDLIVVLEAMKMEQPLNAHRSGTVKGLAAEVGSSVSSGAVICEIKD, encoded by the coding sequence CGTGGCCGTCTACGCGGACCCGGACCGGGATGCTCTGCATGTGCGCGCGGCCGACGAGGCATTCGCTCTGGGCGGTGACACCCCGGCGGCCAGCTATCTGGACATGGCCAAGGTGCTCCAGGCGGCCAAGGACTCCGGGGCCGACGCGATCCATCCCGGGTACGGGTTCCTGTCGGAGAACGCCGAGTTCGCGCAGGCCGTGCTCGATGCGGGGCTGACGTGGATCGGACCGCCGCCGCAGGCGATCCGGGACCTGGGCGACAAGGTCGCCGCCCGGCATATCGCGCAGCGTGCCGGGGCCCCGCTGGTGGCCGGCACGCCCGACCCGGTGTCGGGTTCCGGGGAGGTCGTCGCCTTCGCGAAGGAGCACGGGCTGCCGATCGCGATCAAGGCCGCCTTCGGTGGCGGCGGTCGCGGGCTGAAGGTGGCGCGCACGCTGGAGGAGATCCCGGAGCTGTACGACTCCGCGGTCCGTGAGGCCGTCGCGGCGTTCGGCCGGGGCGAGTGCTTCGTGGAGCGCTACCTCGACCGGCCGCGCCACGTCGAGACGCAGTGCCTGGCCGACACCCACGGCAACGTGGTCGTGGTCTCCACCCGTGACTGCTCGCTCCAGCGCCGCCACCAGAAGCTGGTCGAGGAGGCCCCGGCCCCGTTCCTGAGCGACGCGCAGAACGCGGAGCTGTACGCGGCGTCCAAGGCCATCCTCAAGGAGGCCGGCTACGTCGGTGCGGGCACGGTGGAGTTCCTCGTCGGCACGGACGGCACGATCTCGTTCCTGGAGGTCAACACCCGCCTGCAGGTCGAGCACCCGGTGACCGAGGAGGTCACCGGCCTCGACCTCGTACGCGAGATGTTCCGCATCGCCGACGGCGAGGAGCTCGGCTACGGCGACCCGGCCGTGCGGGGCCACTCCTTCGAGTTCCGGATCAACGGCGAGGACCCGGGCCGCGGCTTCCTGCCCGCACCGGGCACCGTCACCCTCTTCGCCCCGCCGACCGGCCCCGGCGTCCGTCTCGACGCGGGCGTCGAGTCCGGCTCCGTCATCGGCCCCGCCTGGGACTCGCTGCTGGCGAAGCTGGTCGTGACCGGCGCGACCCGCCAGCAGGCACTCCAGCGCGCCGCCCGTGCGCTGGCCGAGTTCAACGTCGAGGGCATGGCCACCGCCATTCCCTTCCACCGCGCCGTCGTCGTCGACCCGGCCTTCACCAGCGAACCGTTCCAGGTCCACACCCGCTGGATCGAGACCGAGTTCGTCAACGACATCAAGCCCTTCACCGCCACCGCCGACGCGGAGGCCGAGGAAGAAGCCGGCCGCGAGACCGTCGTCGTCGAGGTCGGCGGCAAGCGCCTGGAGGTCTCCCTCCCCTCCTCCCTCGGCATGTCCCTGGCCCGCACCGGACTCGCCGCGGGCGCCAAGCCCAAGCGCCGCGCCGCCAAGAAGTCCGGCTCCGCGGTCTCCGGCGACACCCTGGCCTCCCCGATGCAGGGCACCATCGTCAAGATCGCCGTCGAAGAAGGCCAGCAGGTCCAGGAAGGCGACCTCATCGTCGTCCTGGAGGCCATGAAGATGGAACAGCCGCTGAACGCGCACCGCTCCGGCACCGTCAAGGGCCTCGCCGCCGAGGTCGGCAGCTCGGTCTCCTCCGGCGCCGTCATCTGCGAGATCAAGGACTGA